The following are encoded together in the Thermococcus sibiricus MM 739 genome:
- a CDS encoding DUF835 domain-containing protein: MSWINFMNPPLVLGQKLLEGYFILSSLPFALGVLGNFLGILNTNKKPKQQEAPLSPGAWAYPSLDVDYLIANLLKDKKLVGIVRNHHLFEKHDFPCLWISKIEKENSVRPTHLEKILHWVTKTITHDHGLIFDGVEYLILENGFEPTFKFLLNLKDHILLRDSILVLVVDERTFEERQLSLLYREFRRISP, encoded by the coding sequence ATGAGTTGGATTAATTTTATGAATCCACCTCTTGTTTTGGGGCAGAAACTTTTAGAAGGTTACTTTATTCTCTCTTCTCTTCCCTTTGCTTTGGGAGTATTAGGAAATTTTCTCGGGATTCTCAATACAAACAAAAAACCAAAACAACAAGAGGCTCCTCTTTCTCCTGGAGCATGGGCTTATCCATCGTTGGATGTGGATTATCTTATTGCTAATCTTTTAAAGGATAAAAAGCTTGTTGGTATTGTCAGAAATCATCATCTTTTTGAAAAACATGATTTCCCATGCTTGTGGATAAGCAAAATCGAAAAAGAGAATTCAGTTAGACCGACACATCTTGAGAAAATTCTTCATTGGGTGACCAAAACGATTACACATGATCATGGTCTAATTTTTGATGGAGTAGAGTATCTTATCTTAGAAAATGGGTTTGAGCCGACTTTTAAATTCCTTCTTAATTTGAAAGATCATATTTTGCTGAGGGATTCGATTCTTGTTCTTGTTGTGGATGAAAGGACTTTTGAGGAAAGACAGCTTTCTCTCTTGTATAGGGAGTTTAGGAGGATTTCCCCATAA
- the coaBC gene encoding bifunctional phosphopantothenoylcysteine decarboxylase/phosphopantothenate--cysteine ligase CoaBC has translation MLHHVKLIYATKSRKLVGKKIVLAIPGSIAAVECVKLARELIRHGAEVHAVMSPSAQKIIHPYAMEFATGNPVVTEITGFVEHVELAGEHENKVDLVLVCPATANTISKIACGIDDTPVTTVVTTAFAHTPIMIAPAMHFTMYEHPIVKENIEKLKKLGVEFIGSRFEEGKAKVASVEEIVYHVIKKLHRKDLAGKRVLVTAGATREYIDPIRFITNRSSGKMGVALAEEAEFRGAEVTLIRTKGSVPSFVENQVEVETVEEMLEVIENELNSKKYDIVILAAAVSDFRIKDKVSVKIKSGKALTLELEPTPKIIDRVKELQPDVFLVGFKAETGLSEDELIEAARKQIERAGSDIVVANTLKAFGSEENEAILVGKDFTKKLPRMNKRELAERLFDEIISMISG, from the coding sequence ATGCTTCATCATGTCAAGCTGATATATGCGACAAAGAGCAGGAAGCTTGTTGGGAAGAAAATAGTCCTTGCTATACCTGGAAGTATAGCGGCCGTTGAGTGTGTAAAGCTCGCAAGGGAGCTCATAAGACATGGAGCTGAAGTTCATGCCGTTATGAGCCCAAGTGCCCAAAAGATAATCCATCCCTATGCTATGGAATTTGCTACTGGCAATCCGGTTGTCACAGAGATCACGGGATTTGTAGAGCATGTTGAACTTGCTGGAGAGCACGAAAACAAAGTAGATTTGGTCTTGGTCTGTCCTGCAACGGCCAATACTATATCGAAAATAGCCTGTGGAATTGATGATACACCAGTTACAACTGTCGTAACGACTGCTTTTGCCCATACTCCAATAATGATTGCTCCAGCTATGCACTTCACAATGTATGAGCACCCGATAGTTAAGGAGAACATAGAGAAGCTCAAAAAGCTCGGAGTTGAATTTATCGGGTCTAGATTCGAGGAAGGAAAGGCAAAGGTGGCAAGCGTTGAAGAAATTGTTTATCACGTAATTAAAAAGCTCCACAGAAAAGATCTGGCTGGAAAGAGAGTCCTCGTAACTGCTGGAGCAACGAGAGAATACATTGACCCAATAAGGTTCATAACAAACAGGAGCAGCGGCAAGATGGGTGTAGCATTAGCAGAGGAGGCGGAATTCAGGGGGGCAGAGGTTACTTTGATAAGAACCAAGGGGAGTGTGCCAAGCTTTGTGGAGAACCAAGTTGAAGTTGAGACCGTTGAAGAAATGCTTGAGGTAATAGAGAACGAGCTGAATAGCAAGAAGTACGATATTGTTATTCTGGCTGCGGCCGTAAGCGATTTCCGTATTAAGGATAAGGTCAGTGTAAAGATAAAGAGCGGAAAAGCTTTAACGCTTGAGCTTGAACCTACGCCGAAGATAATAGACAGAGTTAAGGAACTTCAACCAGATGTTTTCCTCGTCGGTTTCAAAGCTGAAACAGGCCTCAGCGAGGATGAGCTAATTGAAGCCGCGAGGAAGCAAATCGAAAGGGCTGGAAGCGACATAGTCGTGGCAAACACACTCAAAGCCTTCGGCAGCGAGGAGAACGAGGCCATACTCGTTGGAAAAGACTTTACAAAGAAACTGCCGAGAATGAACAAGCGCGAGCTTGCGGAAAGACTCTTTGATGAAATAATTTCGATGATTTCCGGTTAG
- a CDS encoding mechanosensitive ion channel family protein, translated as MVVLDKPLPYVGITPMQIITAVLVLIVGFIVAKIIVASFKKGLKKTKLSGLVIEFLARFLSALLYVAVILLAVRALGVEVGSVVLGLSAVIGLILGFGMQDTLTNLAAGVWLAALRPFEKGDVVTIAGQTGKVEAVGVMSTELLTPDNVLITIPNKLVWGNVITNYTRMPTRRVSVDVGVAYGTDLDKAVKLAMELMKNHPKLLNDPEPSVIITGLGDSSINLQLRAWTKTEDHWAVKVDLTKGIYELYMKEGIEIPFPQMDVHIKEMPK; from the coding sequence ATGGTAGTCTTGGACAAGCCCTTGCCTTACGTGGGAATAACCCCTATGCAAATAATCACGGCTGTGTTAGTCCTGATAGTGGGCTTTATAGTGGCCAAAATAATCGTGGCCTCCTTCAAGAAGGGGTTAAAGAAGACAAAGCTCTCGGGGCTTGTCATTGAGTTCCTCGCAAGGTTCCTAAGTGCTCTTCTCTACGTGGCAGTAATCCTGCTGGCGGTCAGGGCACTCGGAGTGGAGGTCGGCTCCGTCGTCCTCGGACTCTCAGCTGTGATAGGCCTGATACTCGGCTTTGGAATGCAGGACACCCTCACAAACCTTGCGGCCGGAGTGTGGCTCGCCGCCTTGAGGCCCTTTGAAAAGGGGGACGTGGTAACCATTGCCGGCCAGACTGGAAAGGTCGAGGCCGTTGGAGTCATGAGCACCGAGCTCCTAACGCCAGACAACGTCCTCATAACGATACCGAACAAGCTCGTCTGGGGGAATGTCATAACCAACTACACTAGGATGCCAACTAGGAGGGTTAGCGTTGACGTTGGCGTGGCTTATGGCACTGACCTCGATAAAGCAGTAAAGCTCGCCATGGAGCTCATGAAAAACCATCCGAAGCTGCTGAATGACCCTGAGCCGAGCGTTATAATAACGGGCCTTGGAGATTCCTCTATCAACCTGCAGCTCCGCGCTTGGACCAAGACCGAGGACCACTGGGCAGTCAAGGTAGACCTGACGAAGGGCATCTACGAGCTGTACATGAAAGAGGGCATTGAGATACCGTTCCCGCAGATGGACGTCCACATTAAAGAGATGCCGAAGTAA
- a CDS encoding translation initiation factor eIF-2B alpha/beta/delta subunit family protein (eIF-2BA; catalyzes the binding of GTP to IF2), whose protein sequence is MLPQEVEELIREMSEERIRGASYLAQMGAKAYARLAEILEGEEFLNGLKDLGVEILNVNPTMASLYNLVRFIPIIDNPEFVAAKANEFIRLSEEAKREIGNIGSELIDQNEIIITHSYSSTVLEILKKAKEKGKAFKVIISESGPDYEGLFFAKKLEEFEIPFEVITDAQLGLFAKNATLALVGADNITKDGYVFNKAGTYLLALACNDNGIPFYVAAETFKIHPEARAEDIKIIERKFKRDHIIIRNYLFDATPWKYIRGIITELGILVPPKEI, encoded by the coding sequence ATGCTTCCACAAGAAGTAGAAGAACTCATAAGAGAAATGAGTGAAGAGCGAATTCGGGGAGCTTCTTACCTTGCACAGATGGGTGCTAAAGCTTACGCAAGGCTTGCTGAGATTCTTGAAGGAGAAGAATTTCTTAACGGATTAAAAGATCTCGGAGTTGAGATCCTCAATGTGAATCCAACAATGGCATCCCTTTACAATCTAGTGAGATTCATTCCAATAATTGATAATCCTGAATTCGTAGCTGCAAAAGCCAATGAGTTCATACGATTAAGTGAAGAGGCAAAACGTGAGATCGGAAACATTGGAAGTGAACTTATAGACCAGAATGAAATTATAATCACTCATTCTTATTCTTCAACGGTTCTTGAAATCTTAAAAAAAGCCAAAGAAAAAGGAAAGGCCTTTAAAGTAATTATAAGCGAAAGTGGACCTGATTATGAGGGACTATTTTTTGCCAAAAAACTTGAAGAGTTTGAAATTCCATTTGAAGTTATAACAGATGCACAGTTGGGCCTCTTTGCAAAGAATGCGACTTTGGCTTTAGTTGGAGCCGATAATATCACCAAAGACGGCTATGTATTCAATAAAGCCGGGACATATTTACTAGCTCTGGCATGTAATGACAATGGTATTCCGTTTTACGTGGCCGCTGAGACCTTTAAAATCCATCCAGAGGCAAGAGCAGAGGACATTAAGATCATCGAAAGAAAATTCAAGAGAGATCATATAATAATACGAAACTATCTCTTTGATGCAACACCTTGGAAATACATAAGGGGAATAATCACAGAATTGGGTATTTTGGTGCCACCAAAAGAGATCTAA
- a CDS encoding TBP-interacting protein, protein MKYSELNADVKRVYAKIRALDDYHWHIYEDTIIGHHRKSELPIRISVVGSKEKAEKLSEQKNGPGIDIAVIPNNNTFYIKNGVFILSERFLKATLMDINDHIVWSGFRVIERDGRLVQEDTYEYLGGPLIRHLKSNMMNGQDYVFWQFYKCEKCGKYIDIESVPEHLAKHNISVAKKDSEEYEIFELNFLEGKIFNKFGEEVSQNKFAPEAQTFLKEMLGGPKTQEE, encoded by the coding sequence ATGAAATACAGTGAGCTGAATGCAGATGTGAAAAGGGTTTATGCAAAAATAAGGGCATTAGATGATTACCACTGGCACATTTATGAAGACACGATTATAGGACATCACAGGAAAAGTGAGCTTCCTATAAGAATAAGTGTCGTAGGAAGCAAAGAGAAGGCTGAAAAACTAAGTGAACAAAAAAACGGGCCAGGAATCGATATTGCAGTTATCCCAAACAACAACACGTTTTATATTAAAAATGGTGTTTTCATACTTTCTGAGAGATTTTTAAAGGCCACTCTCATGGACATTAACGATCACATAGTATGGAGCGGGTTTAGAGTTATTGAGAGAGATGGAAGACTCGTGCAGGAGGACACCTATGAATATTTGGGGGGTCCTTTGATAAGACATCTCAAAAGCAACATGATGAATGGACAGGATTATGTATTCTGGCAGTTCTACAAATGTGAAAAATGCGGAAAATATATTGATATAGAGAGCGTTCCAGAGCATCTTGCCAAACATAACATCAGTGTTGCAAAAAAAGACAGTGAAGAGTACGAGATCTTTGAGCTGAATTTCCTTGAAGGGAAAATCTTCAACAAATTTGGAGAGGAAGTTTCCCAAAACAAGTTTGCCCCAGAAGCACAGACTTTTCTGAAGGAGATGCTCGGTGGGCCAAAGACTCAAGAGGAATAA
- a CDS encoding threonine--tRNA ligase yields MRILLIHSDYLEYEVKDKALKKPEEISENQKKGRLDEVLAVFMSVEKVDEQNPEEIVKKAVKEIEEVVSQVKTNNIFVYPFAHLSSELGSPDVALRILKEIENELKNKGYNVRRAPFGYYKAFKLSCKGHPLAELSRTIVPGEAKKEEEVPEALKKEEELVSYWYILTPEGELVEVDKFDFSGYENLKKFANYEINKSRLVTEEPPHVKIMLEQELVDYEEGSDPGNLRYYPKGRLIKSLLENYVTDKVIEYGAMEVETPIMYDFEHPALEKYLNRFPARQYVVKSGDKRFFLRFAACFGQFLIKKDATISYRHLPLRMYELTRYSFRREKRGELSGLRRLRAFTMPDMHTVAKNLQQAMEEFKKQYKLSMEVLKGVGLTPEDYEVAIRFTEDFWNENKDFIVDLAGIIGKPVLIEMWKQRFFYFILKFEFNFVDNLDKAAALSTVQIDVENSQRFGITYYDEEGQEKYPLLLHCSPSGAIERVMYAILEKQAKIMKKGKKPMYPLWLSPIQVRIIPVSEKYLDYALYIAGKLEGAKIRADVDDRNERLNKKIREAEKEWIPYIIVVGENEKRMGVITVRKREDNKQYEIQVEDLIKEIRQKTEGFPYKPRPLPPLVSMRPKFRG; encoded by the coding sequence ATGAGAATATTGCTGATACATAGCGACTACCTTGAATACGAAGTTAAAGATAAGGCCTTAAAAAAACCAGAAGAAATAAGCGAGAATCAAAAAAAGGGAAGGCTTGATGAGGTTTTAGCTGTATTTATGAGTGTTGAAAAAGTTGATGAACAAAACCCTGAAGAAATCGTGAAAAAAGCTGTAAAAGAAATAGAGGAAGTTGTTTCTCAGGTGAAAACAAACAACATTTTTGTGTACCCATTTGCTCATTTAAGCAGTGAACTTGGCTCTCCTGATGTAGCCCTTAGGATACTAAAAGAAATAGAAAATGAGCTCAAAAACAAGGGTTATAACGTTAGAAGGGCCCCATTTGGTTATTATAAAGCATTCAAACTTAGCTGCAAAGGCCATCCTCTAGCAGAGCTTTCAAGGACAATTGTTCCTGGTGAAGCCAAGAAGGAAGAAGAAGTCCCAGAAGCTCTTAAGAAGGAAGAAGAACTCGTTAGTTATTGGTATATATTGACACCTGAGGGGGAGCTTGTAGAGGTCGATAAGTTTGACTTTTCCGGATATGAAAATCTCAAAAAGTTTGCAAACTATGAGATAAATAAGAGCAGGCTCGTTACAGAAGAGCCTCCCCACGTAAAAATAATGCTTGAGCAGGAACTTGTGGACTATGAAGAGGGAAGTGACCCAGGGAACCTCAGGTACTACCCAAAGGGAAGACTAATCAAGTCCCTTCTGGAAAACTATGTTACAGATAAAGTCATTGAATATGGCGCAATGGAAGTAGAGACACCTATTATGTATGATTTTGAACATCCTGCCCTAGAGAAATATCTAAACAGATTTCCTGCAAGACAGTATGTAGTTAAGAGCGGAGACAAAAGATTCTTCTTAAGGTTTGCAGCTTGCTTTGGTCAGTTCCTTATAAAGAAAGACGCTACAATCAGCTATCGCCACCTGCCACTTAGAATGTATGAACTCACAAGATATTCATTTAGAAGAGAAAAACGCGGAGAGTTAAGTGGTCTTAGAAGACTTAGAGCCTTTACAATGCCCGATATGCATACGGTTGCTAAAAACCTACAGCAGGCCATGGAAGAGTTTAAGAAGCAGTACAAACTGAGTATGGAAGTGCTTAAAGGAGTTGGACTAACACCTGAGGATTATGAAGTAGCAATAAGGTTTACAGAAGACTTTTGGAATGAAAATAAGGATTTCATAGTAGATCTCGCCGGAATAATTGGCAAACCGGTCCTTATAGAGATGTGGAAACAGAGATTTTTCTATTTCATACTAAAATTTGAATTTAACTTTGTAGACAATCTCGACAAAGCTGCAGCCCTAAGTACAGTCCAGATAGATGTCGAAAACTCTCAAAGATTTGGGATCACCTACTATGATGAGGAAGGGCAAGAAAAGTACCCACTGCTCCTTCACTGCTCCCCCAGTGGTGCAATAGAACGTGTTATGTATGCAATACTAGAAAAACAAGCAAAAATTATGAAAAAAGGCAAAAAACCAATGTATCCACTATGGCTCAGCCCCATTCAAGTAAGGATTATTCCGGTGAGTGAGAAGTATCTGGACTATGCCCTTTACATTGCAGGGAAACTGGAAGGTGCAAAGATAAGAGCAGATGTAGATGATAGAAACGAGAGACTCAACAAGAAGATTAGAGAAGCCGAGAAGGAGTGGATACCATATATAATCGTGGTGGGGGAGAACGAGAAAAGAATGGGAGTTATCACAGTTAGAAAGAGGGAAGACAACAAGCAGTACGAGATACAGGTTGAAGATTTGATAAAAGAGATAAGACAGAAGACAGAAGGGTTCCCATACAAACCAAGACCCCTACCTCCACTGGTAAGTATGAGACCAAAGTTCAGGGGGTGA
- a CDS encoding exosome complex RNA-binding protein Csl4 has protein sequence MVEPKKKTVENGELVLPGDYLGVIEEFLPGEGVIEENGELYAARMGRVKIDLEKIEISVEPVTDVPPLPQVGDIVIARVLEVKSQAAIVELLKIEGRKGYREIATSKLAGIHVSQVKDGYVESMNSEFKIGDIVRAKVLTNNKSPIQLTTREPDLGVIYALCSSCKVSLVRKGNALVCPKCGRSESRKLSTYYRKLRLE, from the coding sequence ATGGTTGAACCTAAAAAGAAAACGGTAGAAAATGGAGAATTGGTTCTTCCTGGTGATTATCTTGGTGTTATTGAGGAATTTCTTCCAGGTGAAGGGGTAATTGAAGAAAATGGAGAACTCTACGCCGCAAGAATGGGGAGAGTTAAGATAGATTTAGAAAAAATAGAGATTTCAGTAGAACCAGTAACTGATGTTCCCCCACTTCCGCAGGTGGGGGATATTGTGATAGCTAGAGTTCTGGAGGTAAAGTCTCAAGCAGCGATAGTTGAATTGCTTAAAATTGAAGGAAGGAAAGGATATAGAGAAATAGCGACTTCAAAATTGGCTGGGATTCATGTGTCTCAAGTTAAGGATGGGTATGTGGAGTCTATGAACAGTGAATTTAAAATTGGAGACATAGTAAGAGCGAAAGTTTTGACAAATAACAAGAGTCCAATACAGCTTACAACAAGAGAGCCTGATTTGGGTGTAATTTATGCGTTATGTTCTTCATGTAAGGTATCTCTGGTAAGAAAAGGAAATGCGCTTGTTTGTCCAAAATGTGGGAGAAGTGAATCTAGAAAATTATCAACTTATTATAGAAAACTGAGACTGGAATAG
- a CDS encoding DUF2067 family protein, whose translation MRAKKVIVIHVKDDLEKEELMKELQKIELPAFIYVHGKLNSLKINIQGTKDEIREAMEKVREIHYRVRSRLYPDRKGFYQYNVNDIFREAGVSISIPTLTKTLELLGEHADLKGDKLISSLSWGEIVNLVKKLGEVLTDISLQTTRQIREVIAPISVTLNIDPQEVLELAVDFGVAEYKEDKFKYELVKNKEQAMEIMLKKLEGGGNED comes from the coding sequence ATGAGAGCTAAGAAAGTCATAGTCATTCATGTCAAAGATGATTTGGAAAAAGAAGAGCTAATGAAGGAGCTCCAAAAAATTGAGTTACCTGCCTTCATTTATGTTCATGGCAAACTGAACTCCCTTAAAATCAATATTCAGGGGACAAAAGATGAAATAAGAGAGGCTATGGAGAAAGTCAGGGAAATACATTACAGGGTTAGATCCCGTCTCTATCCTGATAGGAAGGGCTTCTACCAATACAATGTTAACGATATCTTCAGAGAGGCCGGAGTTAGCATTTCAATACCTACATTAACAAAAACCCTTGAGCTTTTAGGGGAACATGCTGATCTTAAAGGGGATAAGCTTATAAGCTCTCTTTCTTGGGGTGAGATAGTAAACCTGGTTAAAAAGCTTGGAGAGGTCTTAACTGATATCTCTCTCCAAACAACAAGACAAATAAGGGAGGTAATTGCCCCCATATCTGTTACTCTCAATATTGATCCACAGGAAGTTTTGGAATTAGCCGTTGATTTTGGTGTTGCAGAGTATAAAGAGGATAAATTTAAATATGAACTTGTGAAGAATAAGGAGCAAGCTATGGAAATTATGCTCAAAAAGTTGGAGGGTGGGGGAAATGAAGATTGA
- a CDS encoding DNA-directed RNA polymerase subunit L has translation MKIEVIKRDKNLLEFYLVGEDHTFANLLSETLHENKHVTFAAYTIEHPVLMARKPRFRISTDGKITPEKALEEAAQKIFDRAKDVLEVWEGVIKK, from the coding sequence ATGAAGATTGAAGTTATAAAGCGTGATAAAAACTTGCTTGAGTTTTATCTGGTAGGAGAAGATCATACATTCGCCAATTTGCTTAGTGAGACACTTCATGAGAACAAACATGTTACATTTGCAGCATATACTATAGAACACCCAGTACTAATGGCAAGAAAACCAAGATTTAGGATATCCACGGATGGTAAAATAACTCCAGAAAAAGCTTTAGAAGAAGCAGCTCAAAAAATATTCGATAGGGCTAAAGATGTCCTCGAAGTTTGGGAAGGAGTCATAAAAAAATGA
- a CDS encoding ribonuclease III family protein: MIKYSKDFTDKNLSRFGDSLVNFIFSLALSRYLGYPNAGRVPNASLTIGLEKAGLLHCVPPRTDKHGKGDIAEAIIAYAWFEGEMSIDEAVDILSKNFSSDITHPSRKKEVIGNAFGELLKIIKERLAL, encoded by the coding sequence ATGATAAAATATTCTAAAGATTTCACTGACAAAAATCTCTCTAGGTTCGGAGACTCTCTCGTCAACTTTATTTTTTCCCTGGCGTTAAGTAGATATCTTGGCTATCCAAATGCTGGTAGAGTTCCCAATGCTTCTCTCACAATAGGTCTTGAAAAGGCAGGCCTTTTGCATTGTGTTCCTCCAAGGACAGATAAACATGGGAAAGGGGATATAGCGGAGGCTATAATAGCTTATGCTTGGTTCGAGGGAGAGATGAGCATAGATGAAGCGGTAGATATTCTTTCGAAAAACTTCTCTTCTGATATTACCCATCCGTCCAGAAAAAAAGAAGTAATTGGGAATGCCTTTGGAGAGCTTTTAAAAATTATAAAAGAAAGATTAGCCCTTTAA
- a CDS encoding sugar phosphate isomerase/epimerase family protein encodes MEIGVNIYPQFLNNGKTLPSVLADLKIKDYDFVQIFPHALGLIKNGQVVEKGLRSIENALKGVGVKYTIRMPTSVNLRDNTYYSRHFNVAKAVIDVAIKLGAKIVVMQSGRTGRLDLEIEALQQLAEMAENFGIKIALENTYSVKDTLYVVESINKENLGFALDLGHAFLSAQGDENKFLEDVKLGTEKTIILMIHDNFGKFFPKVDPIDALAYGVGDLHLMPGEGKIPFGKTLRLFGDVPLLLKIKNPETFANLPTKRGLIELLTSI; translated from the coding sequence ATGGAGATAGGAGTCAACATATATCCACAGTTTTTAAACAATGGGAAAACCCTCCCATCCGTTCTAGCAGATTTGAAAATTAAAGATTACGATTTTGTCCAGATATTCCCACATGCGCTTGGACTAATAAAAAATGGTCAAGTTGTGGAAAAGGGTCTTCGATCAATAGAAAATGCTCTAAAAGGAGTGGGAGTAAAGTATACTATTAGAATGCCCACTTCAGTGAATCTTAGAGATAATACCTATTATAGCAGGCATTTCAATGTAGCTAAAGCCGTAATTGATGTTGCGATAAAGCTTGGAGCTAAGATAGTTGTTATGCAGAGTGGCCGTACTGGAAGATTAGACTTGGAAATAGAGGCCCTCCAACAACTTGCTGAAATGGCAGAAAATTTTGGAATCAAAATTGCTTTAGAGAACACATATAGTGTTAAGGATACCCTCTATGTAGTTGAAAGCATCAACAAGGAAAACTTGGGTTTCGCACTTGATCTTGGTCATGCGTTTCTTAGTGCCCAAGGTGATGAAAACAAATTCTTAGAAGATGTGAAACTAGGAACAGAAAAAACAATAATTCTAATGATTCATGATAATTTTGGAAAGTTCTTTCCAAAAGTCGACCCCATTGATGCATTAGCTTACGGAGTAGGGGACCTTCACCTAATGCCTGGAGAAGGAAAAATCCCATTTGGAAAAACCCTTAGGTTATTTGGAGATGTCCCTCTTTTACTAAAAATAAAGAATCCTGAGACCTTCGCAAACCTACCAACCAAAAGAGGATTAATAGAACTATTGACCAGTATTTAA